One stretch of Oncorhynchus tshawytscha isolate Ot180627B linkage group LG21, Otsh_v2.0, whole genome shotgun sequence DNA includes these proteins:
- the LOC112220632 gene encoding PDZ domain-containing protein 11-like, which yields MDQKIPYDDYQLPVVFLPSYESPPAWIAPQERIHHPEYNNELTQFLPRTIVLKKPPGAQLGFNIRGGKASQLGIFISKVVPDSDAHRAGLQEGDQVLSVNEADFQDIEHSRAVEILKTAREILMRLRFFPYNYQRQKERTVH from the exons ATGGACCAAAAGATCCCATATGATGACTACCAACTACCTGTGGTCTTTTTACCTTCTTATGAGAGTCCCCCAGCATGGATAGCCCCTCAGGAG CGGATCCACCATCCTGAGTACAACAACGAGCTGACCCAGTTCCTGCCACGCACCATTGTGTTGAAGAAACCTCCAGGGGCACAGCTAGGCTTCAACATCCGTGGGGGAAAGGCCTCCCAGCTGGGCATCTTCATCtccaag GTGGTCCCAGATTCGGACGCCCACAGGGCAGGGCTCCAGGAGGGAGATCAGGTGCTGTCTGTCAATGAGGCGGACTTCCAGGACATAGAGCACTCGAGG gcTGTAGAGATTctgaagactgccagggagaTTCTGATGAGGTTGCGCTTCTTTCCCTACA ACTaccagagacagaaggagaggactgTGCACTAG
- the gdpd2 gene encoding glycerophosphoinositol inositolphosphodiesterase GDPD2: MMSEDSCGRKCCRVMYSCNWRQPSERKRKCSCCWLSVLTAVSLLTLFWMYVCLMAFNDREDVNWKAFSILKLWVNWFMVLIVIAAVLTIYCILLLVFALVQLALKEPLDLHCLHKLFLFLGVVFIALGTTGISLQWKKEWHTVLLSLQATAPFLQMGGVGALTLVSCLVFQCFQRTHRIASKILIMVVFAGVSVAIFLSPLLIQSPCLVEEKQLPPKPALIGHRGAPMLTPENTLMSFRRSVGCNVIAFETDVQLSKDRVPYLMHDHGSHFLRRTTDVLHKFPGKDFNHSTNLTWEELQELNAGDWFLKTDPFCSVSQLSEQEKKTAGNQSVPSLLQLLDLAKTHNTSVIFDLKNDDNNDTFDTVNTILKSGIPQDLILWLPPKHRVDVREVAPGFIQVYNDVSDMDLDRGDHLNVKYSALSATEIWELRSRNVSVNLWVVNEPWLFSLLWCSGANSVTTNACSLLQDMTQPDWTMRPDRYRMIWITVDLGSLLIMVTLFILQREREAKKGFSGWNQRELSLFLPSE, from the exons ATGATGTCTGAGGACAGCTGTGGCCGAAAATGCTGCAGGGTAATGTATAGCTGCAACTGGAGGCAGCCCAGTGAGAGGAAACGAAAA TGTTCCTGCTGCTGGTTGTCGGTCCTTACCGCTGTGTCCCTGCTCACTCTCTTCTGGATGTACGTCTGTCTGATGGCTTTCAATGACCGTGAGGATGTCAACTG GAAGGCCTTTTCCATTCTTAAACTGTGGGTGAACTGGTTCATGGTGCTGATCGTTATCGCTGCCGTACtgaccatctactgcatcctgcTACTG GTATTTGCACTGGTCCAACTTGCCTTGAAAGAGCCTTTGGACTTACACTGTCTACACAAG TTGTTCCTGTTTTTAGGTGTGGTCTTCATCGCCCTGGGCACCACTGGAATAAGCCTACAGTGGAAAAAAGAGTGGCACACTGTTCTCTTGTCACTACAG GCCACGGCTCCATTCctacagatgggaggggttggagCCCTGACCTTGGTAAGCTGCCTGGTGTTCCAGTGTTTCCAAAGGACCCACAGAATAG CCTCTAAGATCCTCATCATGGTAGTGTTTGCTGGCGTGTCGGTGGCAATCTTCCTCAGCCCCCTCCTCATCCAATCCCCTTGTCTGGTGGAGGAGAAACAGCTGCCCCCTAAACCTGCCCTCATTGGTCATCGCGGAGCACCAATG ctAACCCCAGAGAACACCCTGATGTCGTTCAGGAGGAGTGTGGGGTGCAACGTGATCGCCTTTGAGACGGACGTGCAGCTCAG TAAGGACAGAGTTCCTTACCTGATGCATGACCACGGAAGCCATTTCCTGAGGAGGACTACAGATGTTCTACATAAGTTCCCTGGGAAAGACTTCAACCACAGCACAAACCTCACCTGGGAGGAGCTACAGGAATTAAACGCTGGTGATTGGTTCCTGAAG ACGGATCCGTTCTGCTCAGTCTCCCAGCTCTCAGAGCAGGAGAAGAAGACAGCTGGGAACCAGAGTGTTCCCTCCCTTCTACAGTTGCTGGACCTAGCCAAGACTCATAACACCTCTGTCATCTTTGACCTAAAAAATGACGACAACAATGACACTTTCGACACCGTGAACACCATCCTCAAATCTGGCATCCCCCAAGACCTG ATCCTCTGGCTTCCCCCCAAACACAGGGTGGATGTGAGGGAGGTCGCACCAGGGTTCATACAGGTCTACAACGATGTGTCTGATATGGACCTTGACAGAGGAGACCATCTGAATGTCAAATACAGTGCTTTGAGTGCCACAGAGATTTG GGAGCTTAGGAGCAGGAATGTGTCAGTGAACCTGTGGGTGGTGAATGAACCATGGCTCTTCTCTCTGCTGTGGTGCTCGGGGGCCAACTCTGTGACCACCAACGCCTGCTCCCTCCTACAGGACATGACCCAGCCTGACTGGACAATG AGACCTGATAGATACAGAATGATATGGATCACAGTGGACCTGGGGTCATTGCTCATAATGGTCACACTGTTCATTTTACAGAG GGAAAGAGAAGCAAAGAAAGGATTTTCCGGCTGGAATCAGAGAGAATTGTCCCTCTTCTTACCCTCGGAATAG